TATCAGCACCGGGAGGTCGGACCAGGGGGACTGGGCCGCCACGGCCGCGGCGAGTTCGGTGGCGCCGCTGCCCGCGAGCATTTCTTCGGACACCAGCAGAGCGCCGGCGCCGCGTTCGGTTTCGCGCAGCAGTTCGGGGAGGTCGGCGCACACCTGTGTCTCGATGCCGGCGCGCAGAAGCACGGCGGCGGCCATCACGGCGTCCTTCGCGGTGGCCGTTCTCATGAGCACGCGCAGCTGCGGGTCTCGCAGCTGCGGCAGCTGGATCGTGGGGCCGTCGGTCACTGCGTTGGCGTGGCAATGCCGTCGATCGGCACGGGCACGCCAGTCAGGATGCCTCTGAAATGGCGCAGCGGCTCTCCTACGTTCAGGCCCCGCTGGTCCATCGAGAACGCACGGATGGAGCGCTCGTGCGCGCCGCCGCGCTTCTTGAGCACCGAGATGGCCTGGCGCACTTCGCCTTCGGCCTCGTAGTAGCGCAGCAGCACCACGGCGTCGGCAAGGTAGCTGGCGTCCACAGGTGTCTGCATCTGCATGCCGATGAGCCCGTGCTGCGCGCCGACCAGCAGCGTGGCCACGCCGGCCTGCCCGAGGTAGGTGAGCAGCTCGTGCAGCTGCACGATCAGAAAGCGCTCGTCTGGCATCGCGTTGAGGTAGCCGTTCAGGCTGTCGATGACGACCACCTTCGCGCCGTGCTGCGTCACGGCCTGGCGGATCTCGTGCACCAGCTCGCCGGGGGAGAGTTCCGCCGGGTCGACCTGCTTGATGCGGATGCGGCCCGATTGCAGGTGGGGATCCAGCGACATGCCCAGGCCGGCGCTGCGCGTGCGCAGGGTGTTGACGCTTTCGTCGAAGATGAAGAGCGCGGCCGTCTCGCCGCGCTCGGCCGCCGCAATGGCGAATCGCACCGCCACCGACGACTTGCCCGTGCCCGGCGCGCCGACGAACAGGGTGCTGGTGCCCTTCTCGAGGCCGCCGCCCAGCAGCGCGTCGAGCGCCTCGATGCCGCTGGGCAGCTTGGTCAGCGCGGTGTCGTTGACGTGCTCGGCCGCCACCAGGCGCGGAAACACCTGCAGGCCGCCGCGGTGAATCTTGTAGTCGTGGTAGCCGCCCCGGAACGACTGGCCCCGGTATTTCACGACCAGCAGCCGGCGGCGCGCGGAGCCGTAGTCGGAGTGCGACTGCTCCAGCCTCACCACCGCGTG
This is a stretch of genomic DNA from Variovorax paradoxus. It encodes these proteins:
- a CDS encoding ATPase domain-containing protein — protein: MEPDHQRLLSVGVPGLNDVLGGGLEPNRLYLLEGTPGAGKTTIAMQFLLEGAARGESVLYVTLSETEHELRGVAVSHGWDISSIHVREMLPTQDSLQPEEQYTMFHPSEVELSETTLRILSDVEAIKPSRIVFDSLSELRLLSGTSLRYRRQILALKQFFAGRQCTVLLLDDMTATEHDLQVQSIAHAVVRLEQSHSDYGSARRRLLVVKYRGQSFRGGYHDYKIHRGGLQVFPRLVAAEHVNDTALTKLPSGIEALDALLGGGLEKGTSTLFVGAPGTGKSSVAVRFAIAAAERGETAALFIFDESVNTLRTRSAGLGMSLDPHLQSGRIRIKQVDPAELSPGELVHEIRQAVTQHGAKVVVIDSLNGYLNAMPDERFLIVQLHELLTYLGQAGVATLLVGAQHGLIGMQMQTPVDASYLADAVVLLRYYEAEGEVRQAISVLKKRGGAHERSIRAFSMDQRGLNVGEPLRHFRGILTGVPVPIDGIATPTQ